A window of Komagataella phaffii GS115 chromosome 1, complete sequence contains these coding sequences:
- a CDS encoding zinc finger protein yields the protein MSETSKRRGGRPPRKAKSDDSGKEKIKWTRNTTQGLQSKEDAVENEDKRTTCIICANPIVYGSITTCNHLTCNKCSIRQRALYKKNQCLVCRSENESVIVTADYQLKPIFDDYKPQDFIPNDNKLGMKFTSEEAAGATLDLLKLTCPLNSCKESKEYGSFKKLNQHCREAHDRQFCLICANFKHAFPSELKLYTQKKLQTHQVSGDEIGFKGHPVCMLCPNKHFYSDDELYAHLREKHEKCHVCNELDPTNPQYFRDYDQLFNHFNEVHFPCNVQECLDQKFVVFKDEFDLQAHMISEHPMLVGNRKTLNLFGGSNSKSVTTPHNNNKFRSQLSTLPSQATAHDVKRTRFEERARHYIHYDSAKFDEFITVNEAYDAGHLTAQNLLSRYNELFKFQKPEEINLLIYDLSELYPKNSSKAIDLVQLNAAHDRETEFNQKYPSLNNTDLFTPHGWGNNPIRANKKGVLSEQRFPKPAKSTLSTPTAFPSIQSARTKQKPKPKTFGLDPEKFPALPQNTTKKYPRVRPVENGPGQWGSSPAMSASSSLNSSANSSFVDLNSLDAALTDKKDKRKKKQILFKVGI from the coding sequence ATGTCGGAAACGTCCAAAAGACGAGGCGGGAGACCTCCTAGAAAAGCCAAATCCGATGACtcaggaaaagaaaaaatcaaatggACCCGAAATACGACACAGGGCCTTCAGTCCAAGGAAGACGCTGTAGAGAATGAGGATAAGAGAACTACTTGTATTATCTGTGCCAACCCTATAGTCTATGGCTCCATTACCACGTGCAATCATTTGACCTGTAACAAGTGTTCCATTCGGCAAAGAGCCCTATACAAGAAGAACCAATGTTTAGTGTGTCGTTCAGAGAATGAGTCTGTCATTGTGACGGCTGACTATCAGCTGAAACCCATATTTGACGATTACAAACCTCAGGATTTTATCCCGAATGACAACAAGCTTGGTATGAAATTCACTAGTGAAGAGGCTGCTGGTGCAACACTGGATTTACTCAAACTGACGTGTCCATTGAACTCCTGTAAGGAAAGCAAGGAGTATggctctttcaaaaaacttAACCAACACTGTAGAGAGGCCCATGACAGACAGTTCTGTTTGATATGTGCCAACTTTAAGCATGCATTTCCCTCAGAACTAAAGTTATACACGCAAAAGAAATTACAAACCCACCAAGTTTCAGGAGACGAAATAGGTTTCAAAGGACATCCTGTGTGCATGCTCTGTCCCAATAAACATTTCTACTCAGATGACGAGTTGTACGCACATCTCAGAGAAAAGCATGAAAAGTGTCATGTATGCAACGAACTAGATCCAACGAATCCCCAATACTTTAGAGATTATGACCAGCTGTTCAATCATTTCAATGAGGTGCATTTTCCTTGCAATGTTCAAGAATGTCTGGATCAAAAATTTGTGgtattcaaagatgaattTGACCTTCAAGCTCATATGATCAGTGAACACCCGATGTTGGTCGGTAACCGAAAGACATTGAATTTGTTCGGCGGTTCAAACTCTAAGAGTGTTACCACCCCTCACAATAACAATAAATTTAGATCGCAATTATCCACACTCCCATCCCAAGCTACTGCACATGATGTCAAGAGAACAcgttttgaagaaagagccCGTCATTATATTCATTATGATTCTGCGAAGTTCGATGAGTTTATCACCGTCAATGAAGCCTACGATGCTGGACATTTAACTGCTCAAAACCTCCTTTCAAGGTACAACGAATTGTTtaaatttcaaaaaccaGAAGAGATTAACCTCCTAATATATGATCTATCTGAACTATACCCTAAGAACTCCTCCAAAGCAATTGATTTAGTCCAGCTCAATGCTGCCCATGACAGGGAGACAGAATTCAATCAAAAGTACCCATCTCTCAACAACACAGATCTATTCACACCACATGGTTGGGGGAATAATCCAATTAGAGCCAACAAGAAGGGTGTTCTTTCAGAACAACGTTTTCCCAAACCTGCAAAAAGCACTTTATCAACTCCTACAGCATTCCCTAGTATTCAATCCGCCAGAACCAAACAGAAACCTaaaccaaaaacttttggcTTGGACCCTGAAAAGTTCCCTGCATTACCTCAAAATACAACCAAGAAGTACCCTAGAGTTCGTCCAGTTGAAAATGGACCAGGACAATGGGGATCTTCTCCGGCTATGTCTGCAAGTTCTTCATTGAACAGTTCTGCGAACTCCTCCTTTGTCGACTTGAACTCCTTAGATGCTGCTCTAACCGATAAAAAggacaaaagaaagaagaagcaaatCTTATTTAAAGTTGGGATATAG